Proteins co-encoded in one Sporosarcina sp. FSL K6-1522 genomic window:
- a CDS encoding peptide MFS transporter encodes MSQLTKKQIVESVPQKGFFGHPKGLFTLFFTEFWERFSYYGMRAILVYYMYYEVTNGGLGLDKTVALSIMSIYGSLVYMSGIIGGWLADRIFGTSKAVFYGGIFIMLGHIALAIPGNLTMFFVSMVLIVLGTGLLKPNVSSMVGDVYPENDNRRDAGFSIFYMGINLGAFISPLIVGGLMNTSFHLGFGVAAVGMFIGLVVFIATKKNSLGLAGTQVANPLAPDEKKKVYSIFGITTVVLAALIAVAIPKGWLTFDSFIAIVGILGFLIPTIYFVVMYRSPKTTKVEQSRIIAFIPLFLASVMFWAIQEQGSTILALYADTRTNLNIFGYQISPAFFQSFNPLFIITLAPVFAWLWVKLGDRQPSIPQKFSLGLLFAGLSFIVILVPSYFGGTESLVSPFWLILSIFIVVLGELCLSPVGLSATTKLAPAAFSAQTMSLWFLSNAAAQGLNAQLVKFYSVDTEMLYFGIIGGSAILLSIIVFALSPSIQRYMKGVR; translated from the coding sequence ATGTCACAGCTAACTAAAAAACAAATCGTTGAGAGTGTTCCACAAAAGGGATTCTTCGGTCACCCAAAAGGTTTGTTCACATTATTCTTTACAGAATTCTGGGAACGCTTCTCCTACTATGGGATGCGGGCAATCCTTGTCTATTATATGTACTACGAGGTAACAAATGGTGGACTCGGATTAGATAAAACCGTCGCATTGTCGATTATGTCCATATATGGGTCCCTCGTTTATATGTCTGGAATTATCGGCGGCTGGCTTGCCGACCGGATATTCGGAACATCGAAAGCGGTCTTCTATGGTGGTATTTTCATCATGCTCGGTCACATTGCATTGGCGATCCCAGGAAACTTAACGATGTTCTTTGTTTCAATGGTACTCATTGTTCTCGGTACAGGCTTATTAAAACCAAACGTTTCTAGTATGGTAGGAGATGTTTATCCGGAAAACGATAATCGTCGCGATGCTGGATTCAGCATCTTCTATATGGGTATCAACTTAGGTGCTTTCATCTCTCCACTCATCGTCGGAGGTCTGATGAATACAAGCTTCCACCTCGGTTTCGGTGTTGCTGCAGTCGGGATGTTTATCGGTTTAGTTGTTTTTATAGCGACAAAGAAGAACAGTCTTGGTCTTGCAGGTACGCAAGTAGCAAACCCATTGGCACCTGATGAAAAGAAAAAAGTCTATTCGATTTTTGGAATCACTACTGTTGTGCTCGCTGCTCTTATTGCTGTCGCGATTCCAAAAGGTTGGCTAACATTCGATTCATTTATCGCAATTGTAGGGATTCTTGGTTTCCTCATCCCAACCATCTATTTCGTTGTCATGTATAGAAGCCCGAAAACGACAAAAGTAGAACAATCACGCATTATCGCGTTTATCCCACTATTCTTAGCATCCGTTATGTTTTGGGCAATTCAAGAACAAGGGTCAACTATCCTTGCTCTCTATGCGGACACACGAACAAATTTAAATATTTTTGGCTATCAAATTTCACCAGCCTTTTTCCAATCATTTAACCCTTTATTTATCATTACATTAGCACCTGTTTTTGCATGGCTATGGGTTAAACTTGGGGATCGACAGCCTTCTATTCCACAAAAGTTCTCATTAGGCTTACTTTTCGCTGGATTGTCGTTCATAGTGATTTTAGTACCGAGTTACTTCGGTGGAACAGAGTCACTCGTTAGCCCCTTCTGGCTCATTTTAAGTATCTTCATCGTCGTCTTAGGAGAATTATGCTTATCACCCGTTGGATTGTCTGCAACTACGAAACTGGCGCCTGCTGCGTTCTCCGCACAGACAATGAGCCTGTGGTTCCTGTCAAACGCAGCTGCACAAGGACTCAACGCACAACTCGTCAAGTTTTACTCTGTTGATACTGAAATGCTGTATTTCGGAATCATTGGCGGAAGTGCAATTCTGCTAAGTATCATCGTATTTGCATTGTCACCAAGCATTCAACGGTATATGAAAGGTGTACGTTAA